The Theobroma cacao cultivar B97-61/B2 chromosome 1, Criollo_cocoa_genome_V2, whole genome shotgun sequence genome contains the following window.
TAGAAACTGTTGAATGTGTGGTGGAGGTAATGGAGAAGGTGGCAGAGGAGGTGGAGAAGGTAGCAGATAAAGTTGCTGATACACTTCCGGAAACGGAAAGCTTCATTCAAACCATAGCCAAAGAAACCGCCAAGGATGCTCGTATAGCAGAAGAGCTAATTCAAAAGGTTTTACTATACTTCACAAAAATGCCCAagcaccctttttttttcctgctAATTTCCTTTCCTTGTGGCATTAGTCTTTTGTATACTGATTTGAACTTCTTAATTTCCGATCCTGATGGCTGCCTGCATGGATTTTTCCCTTTCCCCTTGTGCAAGCCATAAGAAAGAGTTGATCAGTTCTTCGATATAATTGCATGGAATTTTGgactttcaatttcaagattGATTAATTTGATCGTCTGTGGAAGTTTTTCAATATTGAGTTGAGTTCATGGATTATCTTGGCTAAAAAAATGCAGATGATGTGGAAAAGGAAGTCATTCAATCCTTGATTGAACCAGTCAAAAACCAAGTGGATAAAGTGGGTGAAGATGCCAACAAAGCAAAATAGATTTTATATGTCAAAGCAAAAACCCAACCAGTTTGTGCAATTTTTTATGCTTGGATACAGAAGAGACAGTTGGAGATTGTTGTATTTTGCTTCTGAATGAAATTCATATTGTATATAGTCATtaattcatggaaaaattgttctaaaagtaataaatatgCATGACAAGAGTGATTCATTGATTTGGTGCTGACTTGTTTAACAAATAATAAGTATCTGCCAAACTTTCAAGAACACTGCTTAATTTGCCcaacaaattctttaattgatgGCAATAACATTAGTACATTACCCCCTTTTTTTCTGTTGGGGAGATCCAAGCAATAGCCATGGGAGAATGATGCTTTTGCTACCACCATGTACTTTCTCATCTTACTTCCTAGACTTGGGTATTGATTTTTTGAGTTGTATTTTAACCACAACAAGTGCTGTTCTTTATgtaaatataaacaaatttcTTAAAGCCTAATATACCAAAATTTCCTTAAAACCCTAAGCCTAAAACTAAACCCACCAAGGCCCAATTCATAAACACACATGATATTACTctgatgataaaaaaaaattacagatttgattttttttttcctggaaatttttgttctttttgtaTATAAAAACAATTGTTATCCAACTTATATCACCCGTGAGGAAATATTTGGTGACATCATGATTTTGGTCAGTACTTGATGAATCAGGCATGCCTGCTACCTCACATTTAACAACATCTCTTGGTTATTGCAAACAGAGAGATGTTTGATGTTTCTCTTGGTTTTGGCTGTCTCCAAACTAGATGAGGTGCAGAGATCATTGTAACAGTTCTTTTGGGTTACGAAACCTTTCATTTTCGTAACTTTTGGGCAATTGGTTTATCTTCATTATCAATCTAATGctagtttaatttaattggaaaTACCTTTGGGACGTgattaaacaaccaaaaaaTAGAATCCTTGTAAAACACTACTAGGCACTGGGAGGGTCAGTTTTAGACACAAACTAggcatatattaattttatggatgttattatttatttttgtgatAAAAGAAGAGTAGAACAATGAAAAAGCTTGTAGCTTAATTTCAACAGGAGAATAGAAATTAATGCTATAAACTTTCCCAGCAATCCTTCTTTAAtagtcaattatatatattcttgGAGAAAAGGTAGAGTGGGGACTTCTGCGACCACACAAAAAAGGGACCCAAAATCACCCGATAGCCTACTTTGTAGCTTCAGTCTAAGCACGCAAGAAACGAATTTCCAATATAAAAAGATATCTATAAAAGCATTAATCCCCTCGCAAACTTCACCGTTACTTGCGCTAGTGTCTCTCTTTCACCAACCCCTTTTCGTTCTTCTACCCCTTGACACGCCTTTTCTTCCAAATTCTGATCTATACCGATTCAAGGAGAAGCACCCGGGGATTGATCGAGGTTTGTTGTACTGCAAACATGGAGCCATCAGCAATAGCCAGACAGGTGCAGAACCATCAGAAGTTGAATTCCAGGGTTGCTAAAGAGAATGATATGATGTTAGGGACTCTTATTTCTCAAAAGTCTGGTATTGATTTAATGCAAAACTGTGATCTCCCTCCACCTCTCAAGGTCTTTACAGGGTTGGATAAGGCGGTTGCTTTGTCGATGAATAGAGTTTGCAGCACTGGACGAGAGACTGATAAAGACGATCATGAGCTTCTGGTATTTAGAAATGAAGGTGAGGATGACAAGTTGGAGCTTTTGAAGGCGTTGAGATTGTCTCAAACGCGTGCGAGGGAAGCAGAAAAGAAGGCAGCAGGCTTGGCTAAGGAGAGGGAGCGTATATCGAATGCCTTTGTGAAGGATTCGTTGCAGTTGTTCGCTTATCGGCAGTGGGTGAGATTGCTTGAGATTCAAGTCTCAAAGCTGCAATCCCAGTTGCTAAAGCAAGAGAAGCGCTGTTGTGACAAACCAGAAGGGAAAAGATTGCTGCCAGAGGGAAATGAGGGGGGAAATGGGGATGAGATGTCATGGTTTGTTGCTTTCGCGGTTTGCCTTGGTATTGCCAGTGTGGGTTTTGCATTTGGTTATGGATATTTGCTCTGAATGCTATTGTATCAGTAGTCATAGGAGAACCTTTATCCAAAATCAAACAGCGAAAGTAGGAAACGGGTATATTTGTCGAGTTTTATCGGATAATATAATCCCATTTGGAAAGACAATCCTTTTCTGCACAAACTTCTACGATGCAGCTTTTATAATAACATCTTAACATGCAGGAACCTCGAGTAAATGTGATACggtttaaaattatttacacGAGTCCGTATCGGCAGGCAAGATGTGTGTATGGCCCTGTACATGTGGCTCTATTAGTATTTACATGGGTTATTGTAACAGAAAACCTACGACTAAAAATGTGGGAAATGGGTTATAATTAGATGATAGCCATGTGAACAGCCCTCAAGTGGCCATAACAATCATCACTGCTACTAAAGAACTCCAAACAGACCCAGCAAACATGCCTCCCACACTTACATTCCACATGGTTGCAACCATCGATTTTCTCAACCGTATATCCACAGACTGGGCAAGTTTTCACCTGCTCTTTTCCTTTACACCACTCTTTCAAAGATGAATCTGGATCTTCCTTGAACTCCTTGTACTTCTCACACGACAGATATGGATGATACTCCAGGTGACACTTAATACAGGTCTCTGCATAACATGCTCCACAGACAAAAGGCTCACCAAAAGTCTCAGGATCAGCAACACGATACACTGATGGGCAATCAGGAGATGGGCAAAATCTATAGGTGCCCCTACTGGACGCAACAAATGCCCCTAAAGAAGCCCTAAAGAGTTCCTCTAACTTCTCCGTTGACAGGAGAGACTTCAAATCAGTAAGCAATATGGGAGCTTTACAACCTTGGTAGGCACAGCATATCGGAAAACTATCCAAGTTTTTGATGGCAGACTCACACTGCTCTACCAAACACAAACGACAGAAGAAATGGGAACAACCTTCAAGCTGGTAGCCATCTTCAACTTCACACAAGCAAATGGGGCAGGTAACCTCACTATCAGATCTCTCAGCTAAATGTTTACCTGTCTCCACGATTTCAAGAACAATCTCTTCTACCTTCCTCTTCATCTCTTTGTCACCACGAATTGAAATAACATGATGCCTGGTGCTAAGAGCAAACTCAGCCCCAGGTATCTTCTCTTTGAGCCCATGGAGGTCTGGCCCGAATTTCTTTACCACTTCCTTCATCAGGTCAGGAGGCAGACCCCGACCACGAAGTTTCACCTCAAGCTGCTTGCTCTCATggtacaataaaagggattgaATCAATTTTTGCTGGGCTACAGCAGCATTATCTGGAGAGCCAAAGATTCTTATATTGAGAGAATGCCTGTCAAAAAAAATGTAGGTTCCTGTCTCTTGCTGCAATGATCTCATCAGATTGATGCCATCTCTAGAGAACAGATGCTGCAGTATGGAAGGAGTGAGGCTGGCATGTTTTATGGTCTTACCATTCATCAGCTCTTCCACAGGCCTTCTCAACTCTGCCACGGTTTTGGTGGCATTGGCAGATATTCTCACCCGATAGGAACCATTTCCATTTGCCTCTAGGTAGCAACCTGCACctgtaaaaaatataatttatgcCCATCAGCACTTGGCAATTTAAGAGAACATGAAAACTCCTTATAATCAAACTGCTGAAATACTTAGTCAAATATGTCAACATGAGGATATGCAGCCTTTAGTCTATACCGATATTGGAAGGAAGAGTTTGTCTGCAACCAGCTCAAACTCTCCACTTAGTATTTTGAGTTGAAGTCTTATCCAACTGGAAAGTTATTTTCCACTGTAATCCCACTTCTGTACAACACAAAACTGTCACCCTCCTAATATTTCTCTCCAACATCCCTGTTTCTTTTGGCCAAGATAACAACTTCATTGATCAGAAAATCTAGGACGAGAAGAGAAGCAGGTACAGGCAAAAGGAGCCGAAAACTATAGAGATAACTAAATTAGTGCTCAAGAAATCAGCTTACAGAAAAACTTTTTCCTCATCTTTAAGAAGATATATTCTAATCTTTTATATGCTAAAATTCACctcttcattaattttttgtatcaCCCATATGCTGCAAAACTAACTATCTATAGTGCAGtattaatagtttaaaatcaGGATAACTATACTAAGAATCCTTAAAGTTTATAAGAATGTGCAATCAAgtattataattttgaaaatgaccTATTAAATCATTCAACTTATACAAATTATGGTGATTGAGTACTTCTGTCAGTGACCTTTAATAAGAGTGAGAGCAAAATTTGACATGTAACTATCAGCTTTTGTTTTGGTTGTCACCTATATGGCACATTATGGACAGACatttgtttcctttctttcttttcttttttctttttttttcccatttcttctTTATATATTTCCCACTCTCTTTTCCAATTAGCTTTAACTGTCTCCTTCTTTCCAACTTGACAgtacttttttaaattttcttttctccttttatcACCAATCCTTATAATTTAACTTCACTGTAAAACACGTTTCTTATTCTAGAATAGTGTAAAGATAACAATAATTAATGCCTCCATTCCTAATTCTTTATCttgataataaataaaagtaataactTATAAATGAAAGCAACCAAATGCTATGTTAAATTTCAATAGAAAGTAAGAAACAAACACTGCCACAAAGGgggaaaaaatgaaagagaaatgGCCTGAATCAATATCTTGATATCATCCATAAAATCCCAAGATTTCAGAAATGGTGAGCATGTGTTTCTTTTCCATTACTGTAAAATCCTGAATCAATATCTCTCAATGTGCTGTCATAATGGAAAGAAAAGATATAGAGATAAAATCTAAATTAGATCTAATGTTTCTTTTCTATTCCATTATATGCCCTAGTGCCAAATGCATGAAATGATTTGACATTGGTGAGGAGAGGTGGCAAGAGAGAGCAAGAGGGGGATTATTGAAAGAGATTGTGAGATTCTGAGCCTCTGAGAAGCAGgcaagaaggaaaaaaagaaaaaaagaaaaaatgatgacACATATATCTTAGTCAACCCACCAATGGTGACATGAATGACAAGtggtttaaaaaaattcaatagatggccatataaattataataatgacATGTTGGCTTTGCCATTATGGTTTTAGATACATAGTTAACAGACTTCCACCATTAGAAATTGAATGTATTTAGGACTTAATTGGTCATTTGCAAACTTACAAGCCTTATTGCACATTCATGCAAACTTTTAGGACTTAATAGAGTAATTACCCCtctaatatttttaacatACACATGAATGCTAGACaggaaatagaaaaaaaaataataatgttaTGCCAGTATGAGTACCTTTTAGATGTCTGAAGCTTGCTAGTAAAGAATCCAGTTGCTTCCTAATAACAGCATAGACAGATGAAGAGCAGGATATAGAGCTATGAAACAGTTGCTGGCACCTTATCTTCTGCCATGACAGACATCCAGGTAATACTTTCCCCTCTAGCTGTTCTAAAGCTTTTGCAGCCTCCAAATGTAATCTTCCATCAAAGGTGATCAAGGCTTTCATGAAACTCTCCTTTGGCTCAGGCTGGAAAACCTGAACCCAGCAACAATTTGCATGGGGATTCCTTTTAGGCATAAAGGGGGATATTTCTCTGTGGAGTGCCTCTTCACAAGCACTACATGTCGGATTTTCCACAGCATCTCCTCTCACCAGGAAAAAATCAtggattttcctttttgttgctGTCTGTAGTTCATCCCAAACTTCAGCTTCAGAAAGCTCTTTATCAATTCCGTATATCACTATGGCATCAACAGATTTCCTGCTAACTTCACAGCGAACATTTTTTCCCCCTATTACCAGACTAGAGAAATCATCAATAATGAAACCAATATCAAGCAGATCACATTTAACGATCCCAAACCCTTTACTCGGCCTACGAGGCCAACAAACTTTTGCTTTGACAGCAGGGAATGAGAACATCTTATGATCAGCTCCAAACGATGTCCGTGAAGGAAGTACCTTCAATGCAGAGCCAGCAAAGTCAACACCATCCAGCTCAGCAGCTTTTCTGGCAGCATCAGGATTTAGGAACGTTATCTTGCCCCATTTTTCCTTGTCATCGCTCTCATGTCCACTGGCTTGAGATTTATGGACAGAACAAATACTGCCATTAGAATATTTCTCAAACAACATCAAAAGCTCCTTATCTTCAAGGTCATTCACATTTGAATGAAATACATCAAGAGTCAGACATCTCTTATCAACTTCAAGATGCTTAATCTCAGCACCGGCTCCAAAAAGTGCCATAGATGGTGAGGCACCCTGTCCATGAAATAAACATTTCTCCATGCATTCATTAAGTAACCATTTCCTTTCACATTCCAGCACCTCATTTACAAAGGCCAGAACCTTCTGCATGTCCATTGATGAAGCAAACAGCAGAATCTCATTCTGATCAACATTGACTTCAACACCAATCCGTTCATCCATACAGGCAGTCCTAAGCCGTGATACAAGAGATCGAAGATTATGGTTGGATTTGCCACAGAATTTTTTTAGTAGCGTACTACCAAAACCAGTCATTGCCTTCACTTGCAACTTTCGGCTTTCCATCCTAGATGCATCAAACAGGGGCGGAGGATCAAGAGTTGCTAAagattcaaaatcaaaagcaGTTACACAAACCAAATACTGATTAGTTATTGATAAGAGTTCACCAAAAACAACCCAACTCGGCTTCTGACCAAATATCAGCAATGAACATGAAGGGTGTAGCTGAACATGTTGTCCAGTCAATGCCACCTGATAACCAAGTTGGTCGTATCCAGAATACATGGCCACATTTTCAGCGAGGGAAGAAAGTATTATCGCCTTCAAAAATTTATCATGCTCAGTAGACTTATGAGGATCCCATAACAAAAAACTTGGAATAATAACAGAAAGTTCCTTTTGCAGACAAATTTCCAATTCGGTGACTGTGTCTTGGCACCTCCGCATTGATTTAGCATTTATACTGTTTTCCCAGCACCATTTGTTTTTCCTGTTGTGCGGGAGAGCCTCCCATTCCTTGTACACCGAAAGCAGCGTAAAGAGATCACCATTCTGGTGGCAAAATTGCACCTTAAGGCAATCAGCTTTTACCTTATCACCTTCATTACCCACCCTGCAAAATATGCTACTGGCATTTGCCATAACAGCAGCAAGAACAAGGCCCTCTCTACGCAGGCGACAATGAAAGCAACTGAGAATCAGCTTACCGAGACGAGGCTCAATCCCCAATTTTACCAAGTACCGTCCGTCATCAGTTAATTCAAGAACACCATTCTTTTGAACAATGGCTCCCAACTGGATAAGATTCCTAATTGCCATGTCAATGGCTTTTGAACTAGGTGcatcaacaaaatcaaaactcTGAACATTCTTGATTCCCAAAGCAAGGATCCTCAGAACTGCAACACCAAGATGAACTCTGCGAATCTCAGGCTCCTGATTAGGAGGCATCAACTCAAAATTGTTAGCTGTGTATAGTCTGTAGCATCTTCCTGGTTCTGTCCTCCCAGCACGACCAGCCCGTTGATTAGCAGAACTCTGGCTGATCCAGCACACTCTAAGAACATTCATTCCAGTGCCAGGTTCAAATTTACTCTCCTTCACCATACCAGAATCAATCACATACTTGACCCCAGGAATTGTAAGTGACGTCTCTGCGATATTTGTTGCAAATACAACTTTTCGTTTCCCAGGGTAATTCTGGAAAACATGAAACTGCTCTTCAAAGGATAGCTTCCCATGCAATGGTAATGCAACTGCATTTGAAGCTTCAAAATTATCACAAGCCCATTCTACTTCCATCTGGGAAGTCAAAAAGGCAAGAATAGTCCCCTCTTTCTCTGTTTTGTGAACCTCAGCAGCCATCCTCGTGACATCAGAAACATATGAAGCAACCATACTGGAGCCAGAAGTTCCCTCAGTTGCACAAGGAACATATTTAATATCAACAGAAAAGTGTCTCCCCATCACATGAAAGATTCCACAACCAAAAAAGTAGTCTGAGAGTTGATTTGCATTAGCCGTTGCAGACATTATTACAAGCCTTAACTCAAGTCTTCGACAAAGTAAATCTTTAACCAATGCCAAAAGCAGATCGGTGTTCAAACTTCTTTCATGGGCCTCATCAACAATGATGCAAGAAATCCCTGACAAATTCCTATCATTCATATAATGCTGGAGTAAACAGTGGTCCGTCATATATATTACCTTCGAATCAAACTGCTGAGCAGATGAAAATGTTGGATAACATACAACTGAATTATCATCATAACATCCAATGCTTTCTTCTCTAACTCTTTCTGCTAATGAGATAGCAGCAATCTTTCGTGGCTGAGTACAGACAATTGACTCATTAGCAGCAATTGCTGAATCAGTAAGAAACTGGACCAGCTGTGTGCTCTTTCCTGAACCAGTCTCTCCAATCAATACCATTATCTGTGCATTTAATACTTATAAGAGAAACCCAGGAAAAAAACACCATACTATAACtaaatttaaacaataaagtaacacaagaacaaaataaataaaagagcaAAGAGAATTTCCTAATCATCCTGCAGTTACTATCTACTACTGCATGGGAAGATAAAAAGAATCTGTTTTTTCAGGTTGAT
Protein-coding sequences here:
- the LOC18611507 gene encoding uncharacterized protein LOC18611507, giving the protein MEPSAIARQVQNHQKLNSRVAKENDMMLGTLISQKSGIDLMQNCDLPPPLKVFTGLDKAVALSMNRVCSTGRETDKDDHELLVFRNEGEDDKLELLKALRLSQTRAREAEKKAAGLAKERERISNAFVKDSLQLFAYRQWVRLLEIQVSKLQSQLLKQEKRCCDKPEGKRLLPEGNEGGNGDEMSWFVAFAVCLGIASVGFAFGYGYLL
- the LOC18611506 gene encoding ATP-dependent RNA helicase DEAH11, chloroplastic, whose product is MKDFSSSSNHRHQPPAGGHKPYHQQHHPHNYQSNHQPGPNFQPVNNQYRRPYAPPRPTAVASTNSNILGRPNFTILLLVDSSSSSPAKPNDLQTLISQLNPAPENSRIHPTGKTAASLFFREWIHTLSSILSLWRSRLDGSHHFTPNLICNVRVASDMVELKQNLKTLFSNHIKGLMEGELVKKWKEKIEEKSDEIADVSAHTGKRHCSRGRFFELNDKKKGLMAERSMISKRLKEFKGGMRSLLGCLEDGVIGNVEEGDGVEVFRFDGELDWERIHRLILRECRRLEDGLPIYAHRQEILTRIHGEQIMVLIGETGSGKSTQLVQFLTDSAIAANESIVCTQPRKIAAISLAERVREESIGCYDDNSVVCYPTFSSAQQFDSKVIYMTDHCLLQHYMNDRNLSGISCIIVDEAHERSLNTDLLLALVKDLLCRRLELRLVIMSATANANQLSDYFFGCGIFHVMGRHFSVDIKYVPCATEGTSGSSMVASYVSDVTRMAAEVHKTEKEGTILAFLTSQMEVEWACDNFEASNAVALPLHGKLSFEEQFHVFQNYPGKRKVVFATNIAETSLTIPGVKYVIDSGMVKESKFEPGTGMNVLRVCWISQSSANQRAGRAGRTEPGRCYRLYTANNFELMPPNQEPEIRRVHLGVAVLRILALGIKNVQSFDFVDAPSSKAIDMAIRNLIQLGAIVQKNGVLELTDDGRYLVKLGIEPRLGKLILSCFHCRLRREGLVLAAVMANASSIFCRVGNEGDKVKADCLKVQFCHQNGDLFTLLSVYKEWEALPHNRKNKWCWENSINAKSMRRCQDTVTELEICLQKELSVIIPSFLLWDPHKSTEHDKFLKAIILSSLAENVAMYSGYDQLGYQVALTGQHVQLHPSCSLLIFGQKPSWVVFGELLSITNQYLVCVTAFDFESLATLDPPPLFDASRMESRKLQVKAMTGFGSTLLKKFCGKSNHNLRSLVSRLRTACMDERIGVEVNVDQNEILLFASSMDMQKVLAFVNEVLECERKWLLNECMEKCLFHGQGASPSMALFGAGAEIKHLEVDKRCLTLDVFHSNVNDLEDKELLMLFEKYSNGSICSVHKSQASGHESDDKEKWGKITFLNPDAARKAAELDGVDFAGSALKVLPSRTSFGADHKMFSFPAVKAKVCWPRRPSKGFGIVKCDLLDIGFIIDDFSSLVIGGKNVRCEVSRKSVDAIVIYGIDKELSEAEVWDELQTATKRKIHDFFLVRGDAVENPTCSACEEALHREISPFMPKRNPHANCCWVQVFQPEPKESFMKALITFDGRLHLEAAKALEQLEGKVLPGCLSWQKIRCQQLFHSSISCSSSVYAVIRKQLDSLLASFRHLKGAGCYLEANGNGSYRVRISANATKTVAELRRPVEELMNGKTIKHASLTPSILQHLFSRDGINLMRSLQQETGTYIFFDRHSLNIRIFGSPDNAAVAQQKLIQSLLLYHESKQLEVKLRGRGLPPDLMKEVVKKFGPDLHGLKEKIPGAEFALSTRHHVISIRGDKEMKRKVEEIVLEIVETGKHLAERSDSEVTCPICLCEVEDGYQLEGCSHFFCRLCLVEQCESAIKNLDSFPICCAYQGCKAPILLTDLKSLLSTEKLEELFRASLGAFVASSRGTYRFCPSPDCPSVYRVADPETFGEPFVCGACYAETCIKCHLEYHPYLSCEKYKEFKEDPDSSLKEWCKGKEQVKTCPVCGYTVEKIDGCNHVECKCGRHVCWVCLEFFSSSDDCYGHLRAVHMAII